The Phycisphaerae bacterium genome includes a region encoding these proteins:
- a CDS encoding DNRLRE domain-containing protein, translated as MRKVSTGLCVAMFVTCAVPAVGAIILPEDDVTYRSSTRYNNTNVFGLFTKGGGTTDRAYVEFLLDVTPVTSATLKLYNYWGAPQGKTVNCDVRIRAISENEAGYVQWTDTAGPAPSGTSHESWTIVADLFNVNSTPAWYTFDITSLYNANLGKRVTFSIRAVTTYGTADGPIFEDKENTGLSGNPPQIDWVPEPAGLMLLAVGSLLLVRRRR; from the coding sequence TGCGGTGCCCGCCGTGGGTGCGATCATTCTGCCGGAGGACGACGTTACTTACCGGAGCAGCACTCGCTACAACAACACGAATGTCTTCGGGTTGTTTACCAAGGGTGGCGGAACCACTGACCGTGCGTACGTGGAATTTCTCTTGGACGTGACACCGGTAACGTCGGCTACACTCAAACTCTACAACTATTGGGGTGCCCCGCAGGGCAAGACAGTGAACTGCGATGTCCGGATTCGCGCGATCAGCGAGAATGAAGCTGGATATGTCCAGTGGACCGATACCGCAGGTCCGGCGCCGTCGGGCACATCCCACGAGAGTTGGACGATTGTGGCGGATCTTTTCAATGTGAACAGCACCCCGGCTTGGTATACCTTTGACATTACGTCTTTGTACAACGCCAATCTGGGTAAGAGGGTCACGTTCAGCATCCGCGCCGTTACCACCTACGGAACTGCAGACGGCCCCATATTTGAGGACAAGGAAAACACTGGCTTGTCCGGAAACCCTCCTCAGATCGACTGGGTCCCAGAGCCGGCCGGTCTGATGCTGCTCGCGGTGGGCTCGTTGTTGCTGGTAC